In Arachis stenosperma cultivar V10309 chromosome 1, arast.V10309.gnm1.PFL2, whole genome shotgun sequence, one DNA window encodes the following:
- the LOC130983056 gene encoding uncharacterized protein LOC130983056, translating into MDYERAGVEQMLQLQELENLRLEAYENSRLYKEKVKAVHDKNIKRREFQPGDLVLLYNSRMRLMLGKLRSRWDGPYRVERVEPYRVFHLSHPSSSELIKVNGHRLKLFHGEKMAKN; encoded by the coding sequence atggaCTATGAGAGAGCCGGAGTTGAGCAGAtgttgcaactgcaagaattagagaacctccgcctagaagcttatgaaaacTCCAGGTTGTATAAAGAGAAAGTGAAGGCTGTGCATGACAAGAACATCAAGAGAAGAGAATTCCAACCTGGGGACTTAGTCTTACTTTACAACTCCAGAATGCGGCTCATGCTAGGCAAGCTGAGATCTAGATGGGATGGTCCCTATCGAGTAGAGAGGGTGGAACCATACAGAGTCTTTCACTTGagccatccttcaagctctgaacttatCAAAGTCAATGGACATCGCTTGAAGTTATTCCATGGCGAAAAGATGGCAAAAAACTAG